A stretch of the Halictus rubicundus isolate RS-2024b chromosome 16, iyHalRubi1_principal, whole genome shotgun sequence genome encodes the following:
- the LOC143362324 gene encoding uncharacterized protein LOC143362324 → MEMQERKIDNRLVIEVKGKKVVISEILLQLENKLSKNSNIEEVRFFSPDIVHIDKDFKNEVWHGKNLVILTKTIEVHDKVTWNVSGKDNNHNYSSNAGTGEDGHGKQGADGYAGESGGNVLILAEKIENPKNFTIISNGGKGSKGQDGGCGKVGKDGKGIEKDEFDKKFPPVASLMSKRISNISTVIRSIHDDLSEVRELWYTGTNKTISGIIDDINGIYESIEEAGNIADEVAPSYDAVFMDFKENVFIKTKTSRGNEITFSFERGGFTTNCQAFLLYTGSLGQPGGHGGEYGLGGEGGYPGEIVVKNSKSKQEFPIIRNAQQGNEGEKGQGGLYGNHGKNGWDMGYMDYSVSGFFTSTWPKYFGTDKNSKCTLTYYDYNSSDRIWCPYKRYKRGPEYAKITTSMIEHKQQRKYEERKTTRQNSDRQRQAKANRKKNILQSSILATYSHDLDSTERSTVQELRSVVENTEQRASQEVIENQEQQEKQATMVLGIKRHVNNVPQGKNKRRNDAIPSVTYKYATNVDNLIDKLKGEPQLLDNWLQLKGVELPHSVFEELFGNFEKVKKSLFEKRNSQNDTDISELQDIEKLLIDKYKIATLQEIAKQLPPYQEVTDNIVLTPESAARYLVEEKEKDNISHPILGSLNQYFYENGEEQREKISKFCKEELQNTDNEALKFSIKTYVLEVGKSEETHTSVKKYYSEYREFSQKQEDDLNIEEEEYTSELEEGIQKDNFPNVLYNWDKCCKDQEILKEYNDYIRKEGPLSASYRELLAYIFGINIRLYGEDQDNELFLLDNHNLSSKQITYVSYRDNKFIQLSIDRDYLRLEEECKKKDNIYTQVLVKIDSFTQKQGFDDYLKNISSLLDDKGDKQHFFYSDSKDKQYFNEEDIKKIIEYFPGQEKQQLKARLGKLTSQYIGQQGILHNLSKRFSSEGKHVSYQELCCLINSILTSSIEDRKEQNTFCWIVAAHSQRNWIDELILLQLENRFKRQLKEKSKWREYLSKIENKDVLLLFSVKLDQGGSISTECVEDTLHLLSNISNETISLEGLELSEWPYALKEKYWLCKLLPLTNWQESEKLPTASYYLLSIENTFGTDLVEKLLEALGDKKQELSPDALTNILSNFHNEKWNLTKEELKTICNSEWTHKATADGKDRDIMQLVKLIKGNDNTSKRISDNLSKIEESVRSICNEKYSIAGKSIGSFTEDDIKNWTKEFHDNIDKKKQDIETCKEMLAVIDRAIELKRGFKLRDTQRLVVLALLTNSRSTLAQVSTGEGKSLIVVAVSIMKAHFGEQVDIVTSSSVLAKRDAEDNKDIYSLFDIDVSHNCSEDITTRKEAYSSKQVVYGDLSNFQRDYLLDRFYGKNILGDRKFENVIIDEVDSMLLDKGNNMLYLSHDLAGLDKLESVYIYVWQWINRPARDHNELSYAFNTTAIKEAILNDLYGLIKKEDIGKLDSKLSRQQENVIWERLIKAEILDGEGKLLRGSVDGITLDKVLSPEFISYKDRLDFLFKECIEREKFIYVPNYLRAFVEQHLESWINSAINAFFMKERQDYVIDVDRTGTSPDREPNITILDRDTGTDQANSQWGEALHQFLQLKHGCKLSLQSLKAVFVSNVSFFKLYNNLYGLTGTLGSKLERDLLKKEHGVDFVTIPTAKSKQFHEDTPILCTSKDEWINHIRNEVQKLTKERSVLIICETVHDVETLRKAFEEKDVKHVHTYIRDYEEFDIAQGNKKLGQGQIVIATNLAGRGTDIKITEELREAGGLHVCVTYLPSNIRIEQQAFGRAARSGDKGSGQLIIMGTNLQGYRNSKIWTLKNERDAEELHRISDIKTYYETQITMEESCFKGFKEQYEQLKRKLDDKRVPTEVKEILLQSCLDKWAFWLDENSKCIKNLTNEQSKRNFNSLLDKFILEFKNLDTGCIEKRSTRCNEPETIIIEYDSKSWLAWVEGNPFQMVKLGRYLSQNKEHRNAHRNAVELFDEVIKKEPYFSEAAHYYKAFVLAKKIDWEQRPLGEENKQTLKEFKKELRKAARLLDEHSRFAIIAAGIIGKIKKNNDKSIRQVDAYEEQKKSIADLYYMFLRSIDDIFGHTISPQSFVNYAINEELAEVLYEDLLREGILKKPKVRKNISEEVLETISSDYGVSVETLKGFLSQYKGKEINEKEFQKALKEAVPLPSREAFWKSLIKQEILNKEVKYVVADREKLKEVDPSLLDFLDEKIKKGELEKQTLQSGNEEIFFNVKRIEQQKNNDNFIFKKDDFKAIGPLVLGKYQILKKKGVLSFNRKAHIDKSKIGSASLPHHDSITLEDFTKVNITKNEAERILAELVQQKIIEKKKNTENSSENSSYGLKIKSDAIVQIQLPSCPIYEDAVEGLLSACFTYRIAIQEIIRQLEEKKFPISLQLMIKPYQSLVLELLEQRVIKPVTVTTVNFNEKLCSIYSLPMTKDNCIHMLLQNKPAPEGFDAAELFDHLVEKGWIYNPILQLASSIENAGKFLAQGLYYISNSDKEKMPLNSSYKDMAETILDRRLQLAKEDTIKNITRTLERSRSALKALKVPDMKLKPLTELCGQGNFSNIEEVRVFFLNGLDQLLQLEEAKWTWEMLLNTAAVVAIGVSQIVIGTVIELYSVGVMTHVGAAFVNEGLNDISFAVNALTSGYFSWNDYGEHKLKSLMSTATTFAIGAYLSSGAKASRFGHKLAGPNFKVGERVAEMSGNQLIAIAGWQVVGKEVVKDIVLKAIQGVVFSLANAGVDTFVQNCLRELCEGIASNILLDIEKEVEKHKDLSKGLEEAYKTLGEEKTREMVNDLTQSVFTEQNYVTKLLPVANTILSSVSQGIAEAVKKRSTTSNELVLPIHAISTVIVWSKRIDHIANIVTITGELLDDLDRKVEKKCNSNELKKNAGRNKKQEAEKDYKSFEKEIIDQWKSLLREKAGQVIAQHIVTPILTENANHLVRYVGRKIGEAYQTYKENRYREDFEKRREEYHEELQNANKQQHDNTSQTEKHITEKYHEDLLKLMKKTRSPDLFADIVKENVPMDMLCVDACTQVIHRVLRKKGIKKEITVNVKGEGGIRQEFSSMSESAEKTIISLELKDNHFQFCGSNPAENSRNGESTNNCLYEALSEAIPGLRDIITPEELRAEAANSIQCDKRLRHHIEQSWHTLPLSLKAFGGASSRSKSDVVPDPESTSCENEMFYDHEDYQHRERKVSSHITGRLMRFLRLGGMTQRVSEQENINRDKVVESGASRFQDRRSNRGRHVHAAHMVRVGAINLKTKNEKQDNLNYQEFKNFVGHTQNVPKYANVSYNIGGDIDSFQSENLEKILTIDFSKGLTEKDASTINSLKENFIALIDNRINTGGLSDSQIFELKEAKESLAAATPIQLFKKGKDGYMGQINRSYRRRR, encoded by the coding sequence ATGGAGAtgcaagaaagaaaaatcgataATAGATTGGTTATTGAAGTAAAAGGGAAGAAAGTTGTTATTAGTGAAATTTTGTTGCAGCTAGAAAATAAACTTTCAAAAAATTCCAATATAGAAGAAGTACGTTTTTTTAGTCCCGATATCGTACATATCGATAAAGACTTTAAAAATGAAGTTTGGCATGGAAAGAATCTAGTTATTCTAACAAAAACAATAGAAGTCCATGATAAAGTAACTTGGAATGTTTCTGGGAAAGATAACAATCATAATTACTCTAGCAATGCAGGTACTGGAGAAGATGGTCATGGTAAACAAGGAGCAGACGGTTATGCTGGAGAAAGTGGTGGGAATGTTTTAATTTtagcagaaaagatagaaaatCCGAAAAATTTTACCATTATTTCAAATGGTGGAAAAGGTAGTAAAGGCCAAGATGGTGGATGTGGCAAAGTGGGTAAAGATGGAAAAGGTATTGAAAAGGAtgaatttgataaaaaatttccTCCTGTTGCTAGCTTGATGTCAAAAAGAATATCTAACATATCAACGGTCATTCGTAGTATCCATGATGATTTATCGGAAGTAAGAGAGTTATGGTATACTGGTACTAATAAAACAATCTCCGGCATTATAGACGATATAAATGGAATATATGAAAGTATAGAAGAAGCGGGCAATATAGCTGATGAGGTAGCACCATCATACGACGCTGTTTTCATGGACtttaaagaaaatgtttttataaagACAAAGACAAGTCGAGGAAACGAAATCACCTTTTCTTTTGAACGCGGAGGTTTTACTACAAATTGCCAAGCTTTCCTTCTCTATACAGGATCACTAGGACAACCAGGAGGTCATGGTGGAGAATATGGATTGGGTGGCGAAGGAGGATACCCCGGAGAGATAGTAGTAAAGAACTCAAAAAGCAAGCAGGAATTTCCTATTATAAGAAATGCTCAGCAAGGGAACGAAGGAGAAAAGGGACAAGGAGGATTATATGGTAACCATGGAAAAAATGGTTGGGATATGGGTTATATGGATTATTCAGTTTCAGGTTTCTTTACAAGCACATGGCCTAAATATTTTGGTACAGATAAAAATAGTAAATGTACACTGACATATTATGATTATAATTCAAGCGATCGAATCTGGTGTCCTTATAAGAGGTATAAACGTGGACCAGAATATGCTAAAATAACAACCTCTATGATTGAGCACAAACAGCAAAGAAAATATGAAGAAAGGAAGACTACTAGACAGAATAGTGACCGACAACGTCAAGCAAAAGCTAATAGGAAAAAAAACATTTTGCAAAGCAGTATTTTAGCTACCTATTCTCATGATTTGGACTCTACAGAAAGAAGTACAGTGCAGGAATTGCGATCAGTTGTAGAAAATACTGAACAACGTGCTTCACAAGAAGTTATTGAGAATCAAGAACAACAAGAGAAGCAGGCTACTATGGTGTTAGGAATTAAACGCCATGTTAATAATGTTCCTCAAGGTAAAAATAAACGTCGTAATGATGCTATACCTAGTGTCACCTATAAATATGCTACCAATGTTGATAATTTGATCGATAAGTTGAAAGGTGAGCCACAATTATTGGACAATTGGCTACAATTAAAAGGTGTAGAACTACCCCACTCAGTATTTGAAGAGTTATTTggcaattttgaaaaagtaaaaaAGAGCTTGTTTGAAAAACGAAATTCACAGAATGATACAGACATCAGTGAGCTACAAGATATAGAAAAGCttttaattgataaatataaaattgctaCGTTGCAAGAAATCGCAAAGCAATTGCCACCTTATCAAGAAGTTACAGATAATATAGTATTAACACCCGAAAGTGCAGCAAGATATCTtgttgaagaaaaagaaaaggacaaCATCTCCCATCCTATTTTAGGAAGtctaaatcaatatttttatgaGAATGGTGAAGAACAGCGtgaaaaaatttctaaattttgcAAAGAGGAACTACAAAATACGGATAATGAAGCATTAAAGTTTTCCATAAAAACATATGTTTTAGAAGTAGGAAAATCAGAAGAAACACATACAAGCGTTAAAAAGTATTACAGCGAGTATAGAGAGTTTTCACAAAAACAGGAAGACGATTTAAATATTGAGGAGGAGGAGTATACAAGTGAGCTAGAGGAAGGAATACAAAAGGATAACTTTCCGAATGTTCTCTATAACTGGGATAAGTGTTGTAAAGATCAAGAGATTCTAAAAGAGTACAACGATTACATTCGAAAAGAAGGACCACTATCAGCAAGCTATAGGGAATTATTGGCGTACATCTTTGGTATTAATATTAGATTATATGGTGAAGATCAAGATAACGAATTATTCCTGCTAGATAATCACAACCTTTCATCTAAGCAAATTACTTATGTTTCATATagagataataaatttatacaatTGAGCATCGATAGGGATTACTTAAGGCTAGAAGAAGAgtgtaaaaaaaaagataatatTTATACACAAGttttagtaaaaattgattcatTTACACAAAAACAAGGGTTTGATgattatttaaagaatatatCATCCCTTTTAGATGATAAAGGAGATAagcaacattttttttattcagaTTCAAAAGATAAGCAATATTTTAATGAagaagatataaaaaaaattatagaataCTTTCCTGGACAGGAAAAGCAACAGTTAAAGGCACGTCTAGGAAAACTTACATCTCAATATATTGGTCAGCAAGGAATTTTGCATAATTTATCAAAGCGTTTTTCTAGTGAAGGAAAACATGTATCTTATCAAGAATTGTGCTGTCTAATAAACTCAATTCTGACTTCTAGTATTGAAGATAGAAAAGAGCAGAATACTTTCTGTTGGATTGTAGCTGCACATTCTCAACGAAATTGGATAGACGAATTGATATTACTGCAACTCGAAAATCGTTTCAAGAGACAACTGAAAGAAAAATCTAAATGGCGAGAGTACTTatcgaaaatagaaaataaagatgtTCTGTTGTTATTTAGTGTAAAATTAGATCAAGGTGGCTCTATTTCTACCGAGTGTGTTGAAGACACTTTACATCTATTGAGTAACATTTCGAATGAAACGATTAGTCTAGAAGGACTAGAATTATCTGAGTGGCCTTATGCACTcaaagaaaaatattggttATGTAAGCTGTTACCGCTAACAAATTGGCAAGAAAGTGAAAAGTTACCAACAGCTTCTTATTATCTTTTGTCTATAGAGAATACTTTTGGCACTGATTTAGTAGAGAAATTACTAGAAGCTCTGGGAGACAAAAAGCAAGAGTTATCTCCTGATGCGCTTACTAACATTTTGTCTAATTTTCATAATGAGAAATGGAATCTGACCAAAGAAGAATTAAAGACCATTTGCAATAGTGAATGGACACATAAGGCTACTGCTGATGGAAAAGATCGAGACATTATGCAATTAGTTAAACTGATTAAAGGTAACGATAATACTTCAAAAAGAATTTCTGACAACTTATCAAAAATTGAAGAGTCTGTCAGGAGTATTTGTAATGAAAAGTATTCAATCGCTGGAAAATCCATAGGCAGTTTTACAGAAGATGATATTAAAAATTGGACAAAAGAATTTCATGATAATATCGACAAAAAAAAGCAAGATATTGAAACATGCAAGGAAATGCTTGCTGTAATAGATAGAGCGATAGAGCTAAAGAGAGGATTTAAGCTGCGTGATACCCAAAGATTAGTTGTATTAGCGTTATTGACAAACAGTCGTAGTACCTTAGCACAAGTATCTACTGGAGAGGGAAAATCATTAATTGTAGTAGCAGTGTCAATTATGAAAGCACATTTTGGAGAACAAGTAGATATTGTTACTAGTTCCTCGGTATTAGCAAAACGTGATGCAGAAGATAATAAAGATATCTATAGTTTGTTTGACATTGATGTATCACACAACTGTAGCGAAGATATTACAACGAGAAAGGAAGCATACTCGAGCAAACAGGTAGTATATGGTGATCTATCTAATTTTCAAAGAGATTACCTACTGGATagattttatggaaaaaatattttaggagATCGTAAATTTGAAAATGTAATCATCGATGAAGTAGATAGCATGTTGCTTGATAAAGGTAATAATATGCTCTACCTGTCTCATGATTTGGCAGGCTTAGATAAGCTGGAATCTGTTTACATTTACGTTTGGCAGTGGATTAATAGACCGGCTAGGGACCACAATGAACTTTCCTATGCTTTTAACACTACAGCAATTAAAGAAGCAATATTAAATGACTTATATggcttaataaaaaaagaagataTTGGAAAGCTTGATTCTAAGTTAAGTAGGCAGCAAGAAAACGTTATATGGGAACGCTTGATCAAAGCTGAGATATTAGATGGTGAGGGCAAGCTTTTAAGAGGAAGCGTTGATGGTATAACACTTGATAAGGTGCTTTCACCTGAATTTATAAGTTATAAGGATCGTCTTGATTTCCTTTTTAAGGAATGTATTGAAAGGGAAAAATTTATATATGTTCCGAATTATCTTAGGGCTTTTGTTGAACAGCACTTGGAATCTTGGATTAATAGCGCTATAAACGCGTTCTTCATGAAAGAAAGGCAGGATTACGTGATAGATGTGGATAGAACTGGAACGAGCCCGGACCGCGAACCTAATATTACAATTCTTGATAGAGATACAGGAACAGATCAAGCAAATTCTCAATGGGGTGAAGCACTACATCAGTTTTTACAACTCAAACATGGATGTAAATTATCCTTGCAAAGCTTAAAAGCTGTTTTTGTTTCTAATGTTTCTTTCTTTAAATTGTATAATAACTTATACGGACTAACAGGTACTTTAGGGTCAAAGCTAGAAAGAGATTTACTAAAAAAAGAACACGGGGTTGACTTTGTTACTATTCCTACAGCTAAATCTAAGCAATTTCACGAGGATACGCCTATTCTTTGTACTAGCAAAGACGAATGGATAAATCACATACGTAACGAAGTACAAAAGCTAACTAAAGAACGATCTGTTTTAATTATCTGTGAAACGGTGCATGATGTAGAAACCTTACGGAAAGCTTTTGAGGAAAAAGATGTAAAACATGTCCATACCTATATACGTGATTACGAAGAGTTCGATATTGCCCAGGGAAACAAAAAGCTGGGGCAGGGGCAGATTGTTATTGCAACAAACTTAGCAGGTCGTGGTACTGACATAAAAATTACAGAAGAATTGAGGGAAGCAGGAGGATTACATGTTTGCGTGACTTATCTACCCAGCAATATTCGAATTGAGCAGCAAGCGTTTGGACGAGCGGCAAGAAGTGGAGACAAAGGTTCTGGTCAATTAATCATTATGGGTACAAACCTACAAGGATAtagaaattcgaaaatttgGACCTTAAAGAATGAGCGTGATGCTGAAGAATTACATCGTATATCAGATATTAAAACCTATTATGAAACTCAGATTACTATGGAAGAAAGCTGTTTTAAAGGATTCAAAGAGCAGTACGAACAATTGAAAAGAAAGCTTGATGATAAAAGAGTACCTACTGAAGTGAAAGAAATTCTATTGCAGAGCTGTTTAGATAAATGGGCTTTCTGGTTAGACGAAAATAGTAAGTGTATAAAGAATTTGACAAACGAGCAAAGCAAAAGGAATTTTAACAGCCTGCTAGATAAATTTATCTTGGAATTCAAAAATTTAGACACTGGATGTATCGAAAAGAGGTCAACTCGGTGTAACGAACCTGAAACTATAATTATTGAATACGATAGCAAAAGTTGGTTAGCTTGGGTTGAAGGAAATCCATTTCAAATGGTTAAACTTGGACGATATCTCTCTCAAAATAAGGAACATAGAAATGCTCATAGAAATGCCGTTGAGCTGTTTGATGAGGTGATTAAAAAAGAACCATATTTTTCTGAAGCAGCACATTATTATAAGGCATTTGTATTAGCAAAAAAGATTGATTGGGAACAAAGACCTTTGGGAGAAGAAAATAAGCAAACCTTGAAAGAATTCAAGAAAGAATTGCGAAAAGCTGCAAGGCTTTTAGATGAACATAGTAGATTTGCTATAATTGCTGCAGGTATTATCGGTAAGATTAAGAAAAATAATGATAAAAGTATTAGACAAGTCGATgcttacgaagaacaaaaaaagaGCATAGCTGACCTTTACTATATGTTTTTAAGATCTATAGATGATATTTTTGGCCACACTATTTCTCCACAATCTTTTGTTAATTATGCTATTAATGAAGAATTAGCTGAGGTTTTGTATGAGGATTTGCTTAGAGAAGGTATTTTAAAAAAGCCGAAAGTAAGAAAGAACATTTCTGAAGAAGTGCTAGAAACGATCAGCTCTGATTATGGAGTATCGGTTGAAACATTAAAAGGTTTTCTTTCTCAGTATAAAGGGAAAGAAATTAACGAGAAAGAATTTCAAAAAGCGTTAAAGGAAGCAGTACCATTACCTAGCAGAGAAGCATTTTGGAAATCGTTGATTAAACAAGAAatcttaaataaagaagtcaaataTGTTGTAGCTGATAGAGAAAAACTAAAAGAAGTTGATCCTTCACTATTAGATTTTCTtgatgaaaaaataaagaaaggaGAACTGGAAAAGCAAACTCTACAATCTGGtaatgaagaaatttttttcaacgTAAAACGAATTGAACAACAAAAAAATaatgataattttatttttaaaaaggatGATTTTAAGGCTATAGGGCCTTTAGTTCTTGGTAAATACCAAATACTAAAGAAGAAGGGGGTACTTTCATTTAACAGGAAGGCGCATATAGATAAAAGTAAAATTGGATCTGCAAGCTTGCCTCACCATGATTCTATTACCCTGGAAGATTTTACTAAGGTTAACATCACTAAAAATGAAGCTGAACGAATTTTAGCAGAACTCGTTCAACAAAAAATCAttgaaaagaagaagaatacaGAGAATAGCTCAGAGAATAGTTCTTATGGACTAAAAATTAAGTCTGATGCGATTGTGCAAATTCAGCTTCCTTCCTGTCCAATTTACGAAGATGCTGTAGAAGGATTATTATCTGCGTGTTTTACCTATAGGATAGCCATTCAAGAAATTATACGACAgcttgaagaaaaaaaatttcctATCAGTCTGCAATTAATGATCAAACCATATCAAAGTTTAGTCTTGGAATTATTGGAACAAAGAGTTATCAAACCTGTTACGGTGACAACTGtaaatttcaatgaaaagttATGCAGTATATATAGCCTACCAATGACTAAAGATAATTGTATACATATGCTTCTTCAAAATAAACCTGCTCCAGAAGGATTTGATGCGGCAGAGCTTTTTGACCATCTAGTCGAGAAGGGGTGGATTTACAATCCAATTTTACAACTGGCTTCCAGTATTGAGAATGCTGGTAAATTTTTAGCACAGGGCCTTTATTATATTAGTAACTCTGATAAGGAAAAAATGCCTTTGAATTCTTCTTACAAAGATATGGCAGAAACGATTTTAGATAGACGATTACAACTGGCAAAAGaagatacaattaaaaatattaccagAACCCTAGAACGATCAAGAAGTGCTTTAAAAGCTTTAAAAGTTCCTGATATGAAACTAAAACCTCTCACTGAGCTTTGTGGTCAaggtaatttttcaaatatagaAGAAGTGCGTGTCTTCTTCCTCAATGGTTTAGATCAACTTCTACAACTAGAAGAGGCAAAATGGACATGGGAAATGCTCCTTAACACTGCAGCAGTGGTTGCTATAGGGGTGAGCCAAATAGTGATAGGTACTGTAATAGAGTTATATTCGGTAGGTGTTATGACTCATGTTGGTGCTGCATTTGTTAATGAAGGTTTAAACGATATCTCTTTTGCTGTTAATGCTTTAACGTCAGGTTATTTTAGTTGGAACGATTATGGGGAACATAAGCTTAAGAGTTTAATGTCTACAGCTACTACTTTTGCTATAGGAGCCTACCTTTCAAGTGGTGCTAAGGCATCACGTTTCGGCCATAAACTAGCTGGACCTAACTTTAAAGTTGGTGAACGAGTAGCAGAAATGTCTGGCAATCAACTGATTGCAATTGCAGGTTGGCAGGTGGTAGGCAAAGAAGTTGTAAAGGACATTGTACTAAAAGCTATACAAGGCGTAGTATTTAGCTTAGCTAATGCAGGTGTTGATACATTTGTTCAAAACTGCCTTCGAGAATTATGCGAGGGTATAGCCTCTAACATTTTATtagatattgaaaaagaggtAGAAAAACATAAAGATCTCTCTAAAGGACTAGAGGAAGCCTACAAGACATTAGGGGAAGAAAAAACAAGAGAAATGGTGAATGATTTAACCCAAAGTGTTTTCACGGAACAAAATTACGTGACGAAGTTGTTGCCTGTAGCTAACACGATATTAAGTAGCGTATCTCAGGGAATTGCAGAAGCTGTTAAAAAAAGAAGTACAACAAGTAATGAGTTGGTGTTGCCTATTCATGCTATCAGCACTGTAATAGTTTGGTCAAAACGGATTGATCATATTGCTAATATAGTAACGATTACTGGTGAACTTTTAGATGATTTAGACCGGAAAgtagaaaaaaaatgtaatagtaATGAACTGAAAAAAAATGCTGGACGAAATAAAAAACAAGAAGCAGAGAAAGACTACAAGAGCTTcgaaaaagaaataattgatcAGTGGAAATCACTGCTTCGCGAAAAGGCTGGGCAAGTAATAGCACAACATATTGTAACTCCTATCCTTACAGAAAATGCTAATCATCTGGTTAGGTATGTTGGACGAAAGATAGGAGAAGCATACCAAACCTACAAAGAAAATAGATATCGTGAGGACTTTGAGAAGAGGAGGGAGGAGTATCATGAAGAGTTACAGAATGCTAATAAACAACAGCACGATAACACATCTCAAACAGAAAAGCATATTACAGAAAAATATCATGAAGATCTGTTAAAACTGATGAAAAAAACTAGAAGTCCTGATTTATTCGCAGATATAGTAAAAGAAAATGTTCCAATGGATATGCTATGTGTTGATGCATGTACTCAAGTTATACATAGAGTGTTACGCAAAAAAGGGATTAAAAAAGAGATTACCGTTAATGTTAAAGGGGAAGGTGGTATAAGACAAGAATTTTCCTCTATGTCAGAAAGTGCAGAAAAGACGATTATTTCACTTGAGCTCAAAgataatcattttcaattttgtggAAGCAATCCAGCGGAAAATAGTAGAAATGGCGAATCAACAAATAATTGCTTATATGAGGCTTTATCAGAAGCTATACCTGGATTAAGAGATATAATAACACCAGAAGAACTCAGAGCTGAGGCAGCTAATTCTATTCAATGTGATAAAAGACTACGGCATCACATTGAGCAAAGCTGGCATACACTCCCTCTGTCTCTTAAAGCATTTGGTGGTGCATCCTCTAGAAGTAAGTCAGACGTAGTGCCTGATCCTGAATCAACATCCTGTGAGAATGAAATGTTCTATGACCACGAAGATTATCAACATAGAGAGCGTAAAGTATCTAGCCACATAACAGGCCGTTTGATGCGTTTTTTGCGTTTGGGTGGAATGACGCAAAGAGTTTCTGAACAAGAGAATATAAATAGAGATAAAGTAGTCGAAAGTGGAGCGAGTCGATTCCAAGATCGCCGTAGCAATCGAGGAAGACATGTCCATGCAGCTCATATGGTTAGAGTGGGTGCGATTAACCTCAAGACAAAAAATGAGAAACAAGATAATCTGAATTATCAAGAATTCAAAAACTTTGTAGGTCATACCCAAAATGTTCCAAAATATGCGAACGTGTCATATAATATAGGTGGAGATATAGATAGTTTTCAATCAGAGAATCTAGAAAAAATACTTACTATAGATTTTAGTAAAGGCCTCACCGAAAAAGATGCAAGCACGATAAATAGCCTAAAGGAGAATTTTATAGCCTTAATAGACAATCGAATTAATACAGGAGGGCTTAGTGATTCACAAATATTTGAGCTCAAAGAAGCAAAGGAAAGTTTAGCTGCGGCTACACCTAtacaattgtttaaaaaagGAAAAGATGGTTATATGGGTCAAATCAACCGTTCTTATAGGAGAAGAAGATAG